From the Bacteroidota bacterium genome, the window TCAGTTTCATCCGGAAAAATCCGGAAGTGCCGGCCTCAGGCTGTTGAAAAACTTTGACGCTCTATGCAAGTCATACCGGCGATAGACCTTTATGGGGGGAGGTGCGTCCGGTTGAGGGAAGGAAAATTCTCCCTCAGGACCGACTATGGAACCGATCCCTGCGATTTCGCGAGAAAATTTGCAGATGCGGGTGCGGCGAGACTGCACGTCGTCGACCTCGAAGGAGCCAGGGCGGGGCGCGTCATGAACTGGCCCACCATCGCGCGGCTTGCATCGCTCGACGTCGCGTTGGTGCAGGCGGGGGGAGGAATACGAACGGAAGAGGACGTCGCCCGGCTTCTCGATGCGGGGGTGGACCGTGTTGTGGTGGGAAGCGTCGCACTTCAATCCCCGGAGACGGTGAAGGGGTGGGCCGAACGTTTCGGTGCGTGGAAGTTCTGCGTCGCCGTCGATGTGAAGGACGGCGATCTTGC encodes:
- the hisA gene encoding 1-(5-phosphoribosyl)-5-[(5-phosphoribosylamino)methylideneamino]imidazole-4-carboxamide isomerase; protein product: MQVIPAIDLYGGRCVRLREGKFSLRTDYGTDPCDFARKFADAGAARLHVVDLEGARAGRVMNWPTIARLASLDVALVQAGGGIRTEEDVARLLDAGVDRVVVGSVALQSPETVKGWAERFGAWKFCVAVDVKDGDLASNGWQTTGGATLAEVVTAMSGLGIRRFLSTDIRRDGTLSGPNVPLYQGLVKDYPAVEWLASGGVRSKEDVRELSSAGVAGVVIGKALLEGTLRVEELLEPPC